The window GCACCACCAGACAAATAAGCATAGGGGTAAGAACTATTAGCTAAACGACAATGAATAATAGCTATGGCGTCAGGTAAGAACTCTGGCAAATCATGATGATCAGAAATAATGACGTCCATCTGGTACTGCTGCTGAGCGTATTTGACCTCCGCGCGATTACTAATACCACAATCAACGGTTATTACTAATTTAACTCCTTGTTCCGATAAATAATCAATTGCTTGTTTATTCACTCCATAGCCTTCTTTTTCTCGATGGGGAATGTACGTAATCAAATCGGTAAACCCCAAGAAACTTAAACCACGATAAAGTATTGCTGATCCACAAACTCCATCGGCGTCATAATCGCCATAAATAGCTATTTTCTCTTTTTGCTGATGCGCCTGCACGATCCGCTGTACTGCTCGGGTCATATCCCGAAATAAATAAGGATCGTGAATATCTCGTGAATAATCAGGATACAAAAACTCGTCAATTGATTTTTGCTCTGTCAATTGACGATTGTACAACAGCTGTAAAATATTATGATCTATTTCAGGAAAAGAATTAATAAAATCAGCTGGCGCTACGGTTGCTAAATTCCACTTCATCGTTAATTTATTACTGATCTTTAAGGCTAATGGTAATAGCGGCATCAGGACAAATACTCTCACACTGACGACATTGGATGCATTTATTTAAATCAATATCAATAGCGTTTTGTCCATAAACACCTTTATTCTGTTGATGGTATTGTAAACATTTTTTTGGGCAAATGGCAATACACAGACCACATCCCTTGCACAGAGCTAGGTGATTATTAAACTGCATCTTGTGATTTTCCTTTTGCCAGGTTTGCCAATGAGATGACATAATTATAGTTTATAACCAATGATTAAAGCGTTTTTATTAATATCAACAATTGGTTGATCGTATTTATTGGTAAAATATTCAGCTACTAGCGGCATAGCGATTTCTATATTAGTTAAATTAATTTTTTTTATCAGTAACCCCAAAACAATACTGCTGATTGATTTGGCTAAACCTAATTCGTTAGCCATGGTACTTAACGCATAAGCAGTACTATTCTTCATCTTCTTGATCTCGGGAGTTGTAAAATCACTATTATAATACAGTTGTGTTTTACTATCGATCAGATTTTCAACTCGTTGACCAGATCGCTTAGCTAATAACAAAATATGATCGGCGCTAGAAAATTTAGGATAATCTAAATGTTGGGAGCTAATCCGAATAAAAGCAATAGATGAGCCACCTCTTTGCTCGACGCCATAATTAGGAACATACGTGACGTGGTATCCTGACTGGCGCATTATTTTCGCCAATAATTTACCAGCTGTTTGCACTCCTTGACCACCTTCACCAACAAGACAAACATTAATTATTTTTTGTTCAGCTACTTTCATAATATTTTAAAATTCACCTAAAGGATATTTTATTTTTAACTCTTTTAAATAAGCTAGGGTCGCACCAGCATTAGTGTGCCAATTAGTTGGACAAAATGATAGTATTTCCACAAACGAAAAACCCTTTTTTTGCTGTTGCCACTGTAATGCACTGGCTAAATATTTTTTCATTTGTATTTGATTATCCACCGCTGCTCGCGCTAAATAAACAGGCGCTGGTGAAATCGAGGTTAATAATTTAATACCATCAATTTGCCAGTCACTATCAATAACACCAGTAGCTGTTTTTTGACCACGAATTGATGTCGGGGCCCTTTGTCCACCGGTCATACCA of the Candidatus Komeilibacteria bacterium CG_4_10_14_0_2_um_filter_37_10 genome contains:
- a CDS encoding ferredoxin, whose translation is MQFNNHLALCKGCGLCIAICPKKCLQYHQQNKGVYGQNAIDIDLNKCIQCRQCESICPDAAITISLKDQ